Proteins found in one Brachypodium distachyon strain Bd21 chromosome 5, Brachypodium_distachyon_v3.0, whole genome shotgun sequence genomic segment:
- the LOC104585310 gene encoding putative F-box protein At3g16210 — protein sequence MRFKCVCPSWCAAIADADFIRRHLDHSRGIMPSILVTPRESSGDDDDDDEFSEDISFHRLQLEQALAGTIMEELMLKKVSPDQEDGITNKIFLTHCDGLVAITTTTNQVFVCNPATQEFVALPTRTPDFDSDEYSNEPTTAALGFDPHRNRYVVARYFYKPTSSSEDNNNMGHEVFWLGGDSTWSWKPTQDPPLPIYQTRPAFMGGAFYWKSADQSLLRFSLGDEAFEVIPPPPGASSHYTLESLTELDGNLCHTYTSSQTKFEVWQLADDRSSWSKRCQVINFDLSFGSEAFLPVWAGRGGMLLAVDYNKLYWYCDKSGSLKKVVDMEHEVDLGRREDGFYRQQIVPYIESLVSIRK from the coding sequence ATGCGCTTCAAATGTGTCTGCCCCTCCtggtgcgctgccatcgctGATGCTGACTTCATTCGCCGCCATCTAGACCACTCCCGAGGGATTATGCCGTCCATTCTCGTCACCCCGCGCGAAAGCTctggcgacgacgacgacgacgacgagttCTCTGAGGATATCTCCTTCCACCGTCTCCAGCTTGAACAGGCACTGGCTGGCACCATCATGGAGGAGTTGATGCTGAAGAAAGTGTCGCCGGACCAAGAAGATGGCATCACAAACAAGATCTTCCTTACACACTGCGACGGCTTGGTGGCCATCACGACCACCACAAACCAGGTATTTGTGTGCAACCCAGCCACACAGGAATTTGTCGCGCTGCCGACTAGGACCCCGGACTTTGACTCTGACGAATATTCCAATGAGCCTACCACGGCAGCGCTCGGCTTCGATCCACACCGCAACCGGTACGTCGTTGCCAGGTACTTCTACAAGCCCACATCGAGCAGTGAGGACAACAACAATATGGGGCACGAGGTCTTCTGGCTAGGGGGCGATTCCACATGGTCTTGGAAGCCCACTCAAGACCCACCGCTACCGATCTATCAAACTCGACCAGCCTTCATGGGAGGGGCCTTCTACTGGAAATCTGCCGACCAATCGCTGCTGCGGTTTAGCCTTGGCGATGAGGCATTTGAGGTGATCCCACCACCTCCAGGCGCCTCCTCCCACTACACTCTTGAAAGTCTGACGGAACTAGACGGCAACCTGTGCCACACCTACACCTCGTCTCAGACCAAATTTGAGGTGTGGCAGCTGGCGGATGACAGGTCATCATGGTCGAAGCGTTGCCAAGTCATTAACTTTGACTTGTCTTTTGGCTCGGAAGCCTTCTTGCCTGTTTGGGCTGGCAGGGGTGGGATGCTGTTGGCTGTCGACTACAACAAGCTATACTGGTACTGCGACAAGAGTGGATCTCTAAAGAAAGTGGTGGACATGGAACATGAGGTGGATTTGGGGAGACGAGAGGACGGATTTTACCGGCAGCAGATCGTTCCTTACATTGAGAGTCTGGTTTCCATAAGAAAGTGA